AGGTGGGAGATGGTTGAGAAGCCTCTCCGGATAGCCAACGCGAGGATATACGAAATCGTAAGGTATTTTTCTTATCGATCGGCTCGAGAAAGCAACGAGGAGAATGGCGGCGACAGCGGCGGAACGCCATGCCGATGACCTCTTCGCGAAGAAAGAATCTCTGAAAAATGGGCTCAACCCCTCTGCGATCAATAAAACCAGTGCCAAGCCGATCGGTAGCAGATACCGGTCGGCAAAGACCGATATGCCAAAACGTGACTTCGCAAACAGCACCACTTCCGCCAGGAAGATCGCCCCGACCACGGTGAAGACTGCGGGATGGTATGACTTGGTAAAACCGGTTCCAGTAGGGTGCCCATCTGCTCTTCCACGCATGAGGTAGCCAACGTTGAAAAGAGCGATGGCGAAGAGGAGTTGGTGGATCATCCACTGATCGAAGAGCGTGGCCCCATAGGTCAGGTCGATGAGCCTTGGTTTGGTTGTCCAGAAGGTCTTCTCTGCGATCGATGTGCTGGCAAGGATCGCGTGCGCTGAGATGGGCAGCATGATCCATCCCCCGAGCGCGGACGCGTAGAGCTTCCAACGGATGCGGCGTCGACTAAGATCGAGCACTGCAAGAGCGACGATCAGCGACGCGCTGTAGACCAAGCCAAGAATATGGCTGCCGATGAGCAAAGCATGAGCGGCGGCTGTGCCTATCAGCTCAACTGTCGTCAGCCTATCTTTTTCCGCTGTCAGGAGCGTCATGGTGACAGCCAGCGCAGCGGCGAACATGAAGAAGCCGTAAAAGCGCCCGTTCACCTCCTGCCACATCACTACGTCCGGGGTCAGATAAACGAAGAAGACCCCAATTGCAACTGGCGCGAATGCGTAGAAGCGCCGTGCGACCCACCAGATCAAGCCAATGGAACCGATAAAGCTGAAGGTGGAGTAGAGCCGCACCGAGAGCGCCGAGGGGTGGAATACCTCCATCCATATGCGCCCGAACAGATAGAAGAAGATCCCGCCACCATCGGCTCCCTGATACCACCCAGCAAGCGTATCCCGGAGGGAGGGTGCAGTTAGAACGCCGTAGCCGAGTAGCTCGTCGGACCACATCAGCCTCGTGCGCGATCGGACCAGGCAAAGAACTACGAGACTGGCAGATGTCAGAAGAAAGAAGAGAAGATCGAGCGGTCCGACGCGACCAACAAGATGCCCACCGCCGATTCCGGACTCGGTAGCTTCCGGCGACGAATGAGATTCTCGGATCTCGCCGGCAAACGATTCTCTTGTATGCATATCCTCACGATCCTACCGTAGGGAGGTGTCCATGCCACTCACTAACCGGCCGTAACATCAGGTACAGCTTCGGTCTTTCGATTCGGCGTGTTCATGCAGATCTTCCTACTGGATTGCGCTGATTCCAATTATCGCAGTCCAGTTTCCAGCTCCAGGATTTAGGAAGATGAAAAGTGGCGTCACTGATCATCGGTTCGGGTGCTGTCACCACCGTGAATCCGTCTTAGACCGTGTAGGATCCAGAGCCTTGTCCTGATGTTGTGCTTGGGCAGCCTCTATCTGGTAAGAGGAGTCAGTAGCACATCTCCAAGGTGCGGGTGAGGAAGGCATACTGGTCGGCGGTTAGCTCTACGCGCTTGCTGAGGGGCATGCCGGCTCCGTGGCCGGCGCGGGTTTCGATGCGGATGAGGAGCGGGTTGGCTTCGGAATGGGGTGGGGCGGCGGCTTGCAGGGCGGCGGCGTACTTGAAGCTGTGGGCGGGGAAGACGCGGTCGTCGTGGTCGGCGGTGGTGATGAGGGTGGCGGGGTACTTTCTGCCGGGGACGATGTTGTGCAGGGGGGAGTAACGGTAGATGGCTCGGAATTCTTCTTCGTTCTCGGAGGGGGAGCCGTAGTCGGCCTTCCAGGCCCAGCCGATGGTGAACTTGTCGAAGCGGAGCATGTCCATGACGGCGACTTGGGCGATGGCGGCTGCGAAGAGGTCGGGACGCTGGAGTTCGCAGGCTCCGACGAGGAGGCCGCCGTTGCTTCCGCCGGAGATGGCCAGTTTGGCGGGGCTGGTGTAGCGCTCGGCGATGAGGTACTCGGCGGCGGCGATGAAGTCGTCGAAGACGTTCTGCTTTTTGAGCTTTGTGCCGGCTTCGTGCCAGGCTTCGCCGTACTCGCCGCCGCCGCGGAGGCCGGCCTGGGCGTAGATGCCGCCCATCTCCATCCAGAGGACGTAGGCGGGCGCGAAAGCGGGTGGCAGGGCTATGTTGAAGCCGCCATAGCCGTAGAGGAGGGTAGGGTTCTGGCCGTCGAGCGTGATGCCCTTGCGGTGGGTGAGGAAGAGGGGGATGCGGGTGCCGTCCTTGCTTGGGTAGAAGACCTGTCTGGTTTCGAAGAGCGACGGGTCGAAGGCTACGTTGGGGCGGCGGTAGGGGGTGGTTTCGAGGGTGGTGAGGTCGAGGCGATAGACGGTGGCCGGAGTGGTGAAGTTAGTGAAGGTGAAGAAGGTCTCGGTGTCGGTGCGCTTGCCGTCGAAGCCGTCGGCGGTGCCGATGGCGGGGAGGGCGAAGGTGTGGAGGAGCTCGCCGGTGGGGGCGTGGAGCTGGATGTGGCTCTGGGCGTCCTTGAGGTACTGGGCGATGAGGGTGTTGTGGACCATGGAGACGGAGTCGAGGGGGTTGGTGGACTCGGGGATGAGGGTCTGCCAGTGGTCGCGGGATGGGTTGGTGAGGTCCTGTTGCGCTAAGTCGATGCCGATGACTTTGGAGTTGGGGGCGTCGAGGGTGGTGCGGAACCAGAAGTAGGAGCCGTCGTTGTCGATGGGGTCGAAGGCGGCTTCTTCGGTGGTGACGAGGAGGATGGGCGAGGAGTCGGGCTGGGTGAGGTCCTTGATGGTCACCTGGTTGTTGGGGCTGGTGCCTCGGGACTGGCTGATGATGAGGTAGCGGCCGTCGTCGGTGATGGCGCAGCCCATGTTGAGCTCGCGGTCGTCGGGACGGTCGAAGATGAGGAGGTCTTCGGACTGTGGAGTGCCGAGCTTGTGGAAGTAGATCTTGTGGAAGTAGTTGGCGGACTTGAGGGCGTCTTCGGGGGTGATGTCGGCGGGGCGCTCGTAGCCCTGGTAGAAGAAGCCGGAGTTGTCCTTGAGCCAGGTGGCACTCGAGAATTTGGACCACTCGACGATGTCGGGGAGGTCCTGCCCGGTGGCGATGTCGCGGACGCGCCACTTGACCCAGTCGGAGCCGGCGTCGGAGATGGCGTAGTCCATGAGGGTGCCGTCGTCGGTGATGCTGATGCCGTTGAGGGCTACGGTGCCGTCGGTGGAGAGGGTGTTCGGGTCGATGAGGACGTGGGGGGTGCCGTCGAGGCCCTCCTGCCAGAAGAGGATGGCCTGATTCTGGAGGCCGGTGTTGTGGCTGTAGAAGTAGCGGGTGCCGTGGCGGGTGGGGGCGGAGTAGCGCTCGTAGTTGGTGAGGGCCATGAGGCGGGTGCGGAGGGATTCGCGCTGGGGGACCTCGTCGAGCCAGGACTGGGTGAGGGCGTTTTCGGCGTCGACCCACTGCTTGAGCTCGGGAGCGTCGACGTCTTCCATCCAGCGGTAGGGGTCGGAGATTTCGGTGCCGAAGTAGGTGTCGGTCTGGTCGACTTTGCGGGCGGGTGGGTAGGTCAGGTCGGGCATGGGAGATTGGATGCGCGGGTACCCCCGGTTTGGGCAAAAAGTGTCAAGGTGGGCAAAGCACTCATAAGATTGCGCTTGATCTCACCGTGGATGCGGGACGAAACGGATGCCGGATTCAAAGCACGATGTTAGGGCGGGATTCTGGCGGTCGCATGCCGGGGCGATGTTAAGCTGTTGCCAATCACCCCGCAGAACTGAGGAATTGGAAACGATGGCGACGATGGTACGACCCAGGGCCAATGTGCGTGCTGACGACATCTTCTTTCCGGCGATGACTCTTGTGATTCTGGCGGTCGTCGTCTATGGCTTTGCCGAGAGCTACTTTCTGGCGGGCATGGTGCGGGCGAAGCTGCCGAATGCGCTGGTTCATATTCATGGCGCGCTCTTTGTCTCATGGATTCTGCTTCTGTTGGTGCAGACGGGGTTGGTCGCGGCGCGGCGGGTGCGATGGCACATGACGCTTGGGATTCTGGGGCTGATTCTGCCGCCGTTGATGATTGTGTTTGGCACGCTGACGGTGTTCGATTCGATCCGGCGCTCCGGGACTCCGGTGCCACCGCAGATCCTGCTGGTGGGGGATCTTGAACCGCTGATCCTGTTCGCGGGGTTGATTACGTGGGGGTTGCTGGACAGGAGGAAACCGGCTTCGCACAAGAGACTGATGGTGATGAGCACGCTGGCGATCATTGCGCCGGCGATCGACCGGTGGCCTATTCTGCATCATGAGGTGCTCGGAACGCTTGCGGTGTACCTTGCGCTTCCCTTGCTGCTTTTTGCTTATGACGTGTGGTCACTGCGGCGGATTCACCGGTCGACGTGGGTTCCGTACGCGATCATGATCGCGCTTGGGTTTACGCTGCTGCCGTTGTCCCAGACGGCGCTTGTGCAACGCTGCGTCGCCTGGGTGCTGCGGGGATAGGGCGTTGCCGGTGGTGGTTGCCTTCGGGGCGGGGTGGGGCGAAAATGCCTGTATGACGACGCAGACGACTACCGATAAGAACGTGATTGCAACGACAGATGCTCCGGCCGCGATTGGCCCCTACTCCCAGGCTATCCGGGTGGGCGATATGTTGTTCAGCTCGGGGCAGGTGGGGCTGGATCCGAAGACCGGGGAGATGGTTGCGGGTGGGATCACGGAACAGACGACGCGGGTGCTCGAGAATTTGAAGGCGGTGCTGGCGAAGGCTGGATTTGGGCTGGAGCACGTGGTGAAGACGACGGTGTTTCTGAAGCAGATGAGCGATTTTGCGGCGATGAATGCGGTGTACGCGACTTATCTTGCGCCTGAGGGCGTGGTGGCTCCGGCGCGGTCGACGGTGCAGGTGGCGGGTCTGCCGAAGGATGCGCTGGTAGAGATCGAGGTCATCGCAAAGGGCTAGCGGGCGGAAACGGAGTGCGGGTTACCGCATCCAACAGGGACGAGGTTTCGAGCTATGGCTGAAGCGGTGAAGAAGGTTGAGAAGACGGATGAGGAGTGGCGGCAGTTGCTGACTCCGGAGCAGTACTACATCATGCGGGAAAAAGGCACGGAGCGGGCGTTTACGGGCGCGCTGGTGAATAACCATGAGGATGGGATTTACCGGTGCGGTGCCTGTGGAGCAGAGCTGTTTACTTCGGATACGAAGTTCGAGTCGGGGAGTGGATGGCCCAGTTTCTGGACGACGGTGACGCCGGATGCGGTGGAGTTGCATGAGGACCGGTCGCATGGGATGCGGCGGGTCGAGGCTACGTGCTCGACCTGTGGGGCGCATCTTGGGCATGTGTTTCCGGATGGACCCCGGCCTACAGGGCAGAGGTTTTGTATCAATAGTGCTTCTTTGAGTTTTGAGAAGAAGAAGTAGAGGCAAAGGCTCGGTGATTGAGCGTTGCGGATCTCCCACCTTAGCCGACGATAAGGCTGTCGGCGAAGATGGGGCACCCGGGGTTCCAGGCAAACGCAACTACAAACGCAGATTCCCTTCGGAAATGACAACCAGAGAGACAAGTGCAAGAGCAACGGCGATGGTGGCTCCGTAACGCGGTCTTTCTTTGTCTCTTTTTGACGACATGGCTCCGAAGACGAGGTAGGATTTTCGGCGAGTCTTGAAATCTCCTTTCGCGGGTGCTGCATGCATAAGATCACGCCGTTTCTCTGGTTCAACACCGATGCCGAGGATGCCGCCGATTTCTATCTTTCGGTGTTTGCTTCGGGGCGCAAGGTAAGCGAGTTGCGGGCTCCAGCAGGTGCGCCTGCGCCAGCGGGGTCGCTGATGGTGATCACGCTTGAGCTTGAGGGGCAGCAGATGACGTTTCTCAACGGTGGGCCTGGCCATCCTTTGACGGAGGCGTTTTCCTTCTCGGTGGTGTGTGAGACGCAGGAGGAGATCGACGGGTACTGGGACAAGCTGGTGGAGGGGGGATCTCCGATGGCCTGCGGGTGGTTGAAGGATAAGTACGGGCTCTGCTGGCAGATTGTGCCAGCACGGCTTCAGAAGCTGGTTTCTACGCCGGGCGGGATGAAGGCGATGATGTCGATGGTGAAGTTCGATATCGCGGCGCTGGAGAAGGCTGCGGCTGGTTGAGGCTGGGCGATTGGAAGGATGTGGGTCCCACATCTCAGAGGCGAGATGTGGGGCACCCGGGTTGTCGGCTGGTTAGCGTGGGACGGGGGCTTGTTCGGCCTGGTGGATGAGCTTTTCGGCGTCGTCGGGTAGAAGTAAGCGCTGCTTTACGAGCGCTTCGGCGGCGGTGCGGACGCGGGTGACGTAGGCGGCGTGGGTGGGGTAGCGTTCTTCAAGTGACGGGCGAGGGTCATGGGTGGCGGAGCGCTCGGCGGCGGTGGCGGGGAAGGGGATGTAACCGCCGGTGAGGGAGCAGAACTGGCCCTTGCGGAAGCCGCCGTTGACCGGGTTCCAGCCGGTGTAGGTGCCGAGGGGGGCGTCCTGGAGGGGGCTGTGGATGCCGCCGATCTCGTTGCCGTCGGGGTCGAGGGTGGGTAGGACGGCGGGAGTGGCTCCGAGGATGGTGAGGGGTTGCGCGGGGGCTATGCCGGAGAGGTCGTTGGCGCGGAATTCGGGGCCGAGGGCGTAGATGAGGTTGGGGTTGAAGACATCGTGGGGGAGAGGCGCGCCGGGGATGCGGGGGAAGGTGGAGAGGACCTGTGCGGCGGGGGCGAGGGTTTTGGCCTGGAGGGTGGGGTAGATGTTGTCGGGCGGGGCGGTGTCGTCGACGACCCACTGCCTGAGGGCGAGGATGAGGGCGCGGCGGGTGGGGGTTTCGGGGTTTGGGTTTGCCGGGAGGGTGCAGTTGGCGAGGGGGTGCGGGGTGATCGAGAAGCCGCCGGGACCTCCGCCGTGGGTGGTACCGGCGAAGTAGAAGCGGCGGACGTTGGCGGGGAGGGGCAGATCGGCTGCGGCGGTGGTTCCTACAAAGCCCATGGAGGCGCGGAGGGAGTAGAACTCGGCTGAGCCGAGAAGTTCGATGATTTTGGGGCAGGTGTGGGTGGCGGTGCAGCGGTCGAGCTCTCCGGCGGTGGGGTTGTGGCGGATGGGGTCGGGTGTGGGGGCGTACCAGTTGGCTCCGTCGGTGCCGATCTCGAAGAGCATGCTGGTTCCGCCGGGGACGCCGAAGCGGACGTTGAGTGGTACCTGGCGGGCCGAGATGATGGGCATAAGGCCGGCGAAGACGATGTGGCCGGATTCGTCTTCATTGAAGCCCAGGTTGAGGAAGCTGCGGAGGAAATTTCCCGATTGCGAGACGCCGGCAGCGATGGCGGCTCGGGCGTGTCCGGCCACAGGGTTTTCGAAGCCTTCTCCGCCTGGGCTTGTCATGAGGAAGGCGTTCAGGTCGCGAACGGCGGCGAAGCCGAGGCCCATCACGAGAGGGTCTTTAGCGGTGTATCGCAGTTCGTAGAGGAGGGCGGGGTCGGCTCCTTGCTTGAGGCAGATCTTTGCGGGATCGGGTGTGCCGGTTTCGCAGTCGGCCCAGGACCAGTCGGTTGGGGGGATTTCAGATTGGCCGGCGACTGCTCCGTCGATGTCTTCGTACTTCCTGGTGATGAGGTGGGCGTGGGTGGTGTCGAGGTCGACTGGGGTGGGCGGGAGGTCGTTCGCACCGTAGGTGATGGAGTGGGCGAGGGCGAGGGTCTCACGGCCGGCGGGTTCGTCCATGAAGCGGGCGAAGACGGAGCCGGTGATAGGGGAGCCATCGGGATTACGCGCGATGGGGACGCGGATGGTTTCGGCGTGGCCTCCGCCACTGGTGCGGCCTTCGAAGGGGATGTCGCCCTGCCAGCCGGAGACCAGGAAGAAGTCTCCGTTGGCGTATTCGCGGGGCAGGGCGGGGCTGCCGCGGTTGACGACATCGTAGAAGAGGACGGCCTTGGGGGATGGGTGGAGCGGGGCGTAGAGGGTGAAAGTTGCGGTGTATTCGACCATGCCCCGGGGGTTCAGGGGGGTGTGGTCGATGTCCTGAATGATGCGGTTGTGGGGGTCGTGCGGGTCGACTTCACCGTAGGCGTAGCCGGAGAGGACGCGGTAGGTGGCGGGGACGTCCCTGGTGACTTCAGCTGGGGCGGGTTTGAGCTCGACGCGGACGATGCGGGCCTGGGCGGCGACGGTCAGGGTGAAGAGGGCGAGGGTTGTGAGGCGTTTGAGCAATGCGGCTCCTCGGAATCGCGATGATGCCTGCATGATATCCGGCGGCGAGTGGGGAGGATTGCAGGCAGCGATCACCTGCTCGTCGGCGGTATGGGCTCCCCACCTTAGCCGACGATGTTGCTGTCGGCGAAGGTGGGGCACCCGGCTAAGGTGGGGTACCCGGCTGTTGTGATTGTCTGGCGGAAGGCGACCGCAGATTCCCTTCGCGAAGGACAGCCAGAAAGGCGGATGCGGCTAGGTAG
This genomic window from Granulicella sibirica contains:
- a CDS encoding prolyl oligopeptidase family serine peptidase, giving the protein MPDLTYPPARKVDQTDTYFGTEISDPYRWMEDVDAPELKQWVDAENALTQSWLDEVPQRESLRTRLMALTNYERYSAPTRHGTRYFYSHNTGLQNQAILFWQEGLDGTPHVLIDPNTLSTDGTVALNGISITDDGTLMDYAISDAGSDWVKWRVRDIATGQDLPDIVEWSKFSSATWLKDNSGFFYQGYERPADITPEDALKSANYFHKIYFHKLGTPQSEDLLIFDRPDDRELNMGCAITDDGRYLIISQSRGTSPNNQVTIKDLTQPDSSPILLVTTEEAAFDPIDNDGSYFWFRTTLDAPNSKVIGIDLAQQDLTNPSRDHWQTLIPESTNPLDSVSMVHNTLIAQYLKDAQSHIQLHAPTGELLHTFALPAIGTADGFDGKRTDTETFFTFTNFTTPATVYRLDLTTLETTPYRRPNVAFDPSLFETRQVFYPSKDGTRIPLFLTHRKGITLDGQNPTLLYGYGGFNIALPPAFAPAYVLWMEMGGIYAQAGLRGGGEYGEAWHEAGTKLKKQNVFDDFIAAAEYLIAERYTSPAKLAISGGSNGGLLVGACELQRPDLFAAAIAQVAVMDMLRFDKFTIGWAWKADYGSPSENEEEFRAIYRYSPLHNIVPGRKYPATLITTADHDDRVFPAHSFKYAAALQAAAPPHSEANPLLIRIETRAGHGAGMPLSKRVELTADQYAFLTRTLEMCY
- a CDS encoding RidA family protein, which gives rise to MTTQTTTDKNVIATTDAPAAIGPYSQAIRVGDMLFSSGQVGLDPKTGEMVAGGITEQTTRVLENLKAVLAKAGFGLEHVVKTTVFLKQMSDFAAMNAVYATYLAPEGVVAPARSTVQVAGLPKDALVEIEVIAKG
- the msrB gene encoding peptide-methionine (R)-S-oxide reductase MsrB, with product MAEAVKKVEKTDEEWRQLLTPEQYYIMREKGTERAFTGALVNNHEDGIYRCGACGAELFTSDTKFESGSGWPSFWTTVTPDAVELHEDRSHGMRRVEATCSTCGAHLGHVFPDGPRPTGQRFCINSASLSFEKKK
- a CDS encoding VOC family protein, which codes for MHKITPFLWFNTDAEDAADFYLSVFASGRKVSELRAPAGAPAPAGSLMVITLELEGQQMTFLNGGPGHPLTEAFSFSVVCETQEEIDGYWDKLVEGGSPMACGWLKDKYGLCWQIVPARLQKLVSTPGGMKAMMSMVKFDIAALEKAAAG
- a CDS encoding alpha/beta hydrolase domain-containing protein; translation: MLKRLTTLALFTLTVAAQARIVRVELKPAPAEVTRDVPATYRVLSGYAYGEVDPHDPHNRIIQDIDHTPLNPRGMVEYTATFTLYAPLHPSPKAVLFYDVVNRGSPALPREYANGDFFLVSGWQGDIPFEGRTSGGGHAETIRVPIARNPDGSPITGSVFARFMDEPAGRETLALAHSITYGANDLPPTPVDLDTTHAHLITRKYEDIDGAVAGQSEIPPTDWSWADCETGTPDPAKICLKQGADPALLYELRYTAKDPLVMGLGFAAVRDLNAFLMTSPGGEGFENPVAGHARAAIAAGVSQSGNFLRSFLNLGFNEDESGHIVFAGLMPIISARQVPLNVRFGVPGGTSMLFEIGTDGANWYAPTPDPIRHNPTAGELDRCTATHTCPKIIELLGSAEFYSLRASMGFVGTTAAADLPLPANVRRFYFAGTTHGGGPGGFSITPHPLANCTLPANPNPETPTRRALILALRQWVVDDTAPPDNIYPTLQAKTLAPAAQVLSTFPRIPGAPLPHDVFNPNLIYALGPEFRANDLSGIAPAQPLTILGATPAVLPTLDPDGNEIGGIHSPLQDAPLGTYTGWNPVNGGFRKGQFCSLTGGYIPFPATAAERSATHDPRPSLEERYPTHAAYVTRVRTAAEALVKQRLLLPDDAEKLIHQAEQAPVPR